One stretch of Equus przewalskii isolate Varuska chromosome 9, EquPr2, whole genome shotgun sequence DNA includes these proteins:
- the KLK6 gene encoding kallikrein-6 isoform X2, with protein MALGAGGRQSSIVRGPVPHGAWACTPAQGRGGCQLGDTCFLAGWLTHSRGDTEVVTPQRDLRAGMGMKTLTIAVVLIVAAWAEEKNKVMHGGPCEQTSHPYQAVLYSSGHLLCGGVLIHPLWVLTAAHCKKTDLQVYLGKHNLQQRESFQEQSSVVRAVAHPGYNPATHDQDIMLLRLARPTRFSEHIQPLSLERDCSANHTSCHILGWGKTADGNYPDTIQCAYIHLVSREECERAYPGQITQNMVCAGDEKHGKDSCQGDSGGPLVCGDRLRGLVSWGNVPCGSKEKPGVYTDVCRYGHWIRKTIQAN; from the exons ATGGCACTGGGTGCTGGGGGCAGACAAAGCTCGATTGTTCGAGGCCCCGTTCCCCACGGCGCCTGGGCCTgcaccccagcccagggcaggggcgggTGCCAGCTTGGTGACACATGCTTTCTTGCTGGCTGGCTCACTCACTCTCGTGGGGACACAGAGGTCGTCACACCACAGAGGGACTTACGGGCAG GAATGGGCATGAAGACGCTGACCATAGCTGTGGTCCTGATTGTTGCAG cctgggcCGAGGAGAAGAACAAGGTGATGCATGGCGGGCCCTGTGAGCAGACGTCCCACCCATACCAAGCTGTGCTCTACAGCTCCGGCCACCTGCTCTGCGGGGGGGTCCTCATTCACCCCCTGTGGGTCCTCACCGCCGCCCACTGCAAAAAAAC GGATCTCCAGGTCTACCTGGGGAAGCACAACCTTCAGCAAAGGGAGAGTTTCCAGGAGCAGAGTTCGGTTGTCCGGGCTGTGGCCCATCCTGGCTACAATCCCGCCACTCACGACCAGGACATCATGCTGTTGCGCCTGGCACGCCCAACCAGATTCTCTGAACACATCCAGCCCCTGTCCCTGGAAAGAGACTGCTCGGCCAACCACACCAGCTGCCACATCCTAGGCTGGGGCAAGACGGCAGATG GCAATTACCCTGACACCATCCAGTGCGCATACATCCACCTAGTGTCCCGTGAGGAGTGCGAGCGCGCCTACCCCGGCCAGATCACCCAAAACATGGTGTGCGCCGGGGACGAGAAGCACGGGAAGGATTCCTGCCAG GGCGATTCCGGGGGTCCGCTGGTATGTGGAGACCGTCTCCGGGGCCTCGTATCATGGGGCAACGTCCCCTGTGGATCCAAGGAGAAGCCGGGAGTCTACACCGACGTCTGCAGATATGGCCACTGGATCCGAAAAACCATCCAGGCCAACTGA
- the KLK5 gene encoding kallikrein-5 codes for MAAAGPPWTWMVCALIALILRVTEPVLANDVSSCDNPSPRGPSGNPQDLGPGAGVGSRADDDSSSRIVNGTDCAKNSQPWQGALLLQSNRLYCGAVLVDPQWLLTAAHCRKQFFRIRLGHHSLNAIYESGQQMFQGIKAIPHPGYSHPSHSNDLMLIKLNRRIRETQGVKPISIASQCPTAGTSCLVSGWGTTSSPQLSFPKVLQCLNITVLSDDRCRKAYPEQIDETMFCAGDESGRDSCQGDSGGPVVCNGSLQGLVSWGDSPCAQPNRPGVYTNLCRFTKWIQDTIRSNS; via the exons ATGGCTGCAGCAGGCCCCCCGTGGACGTGGATGGTCTGCGCCCTCATAGCCCTGATTCTGAGGGTCACAG aGCCTGTTCTTGCAAATGATGTTTCTTCCTGCGACAACCCCTCTCCCCGGGGGCCCTCTGGGAACCCCCAGGACCTTGGGCCCGGGGCCGGGGTGGGGTCCCGGGCGGACGACGACAGCAGCAGCCGCATCGTGAATGGGACCGACTGCGCCAAGAACAGCCAGCCGTGGCAGGGGGCGCTCCTGCTGCAGTCCAACCGGCTCTACTGCGGGGCGGTGCTGGTGGATCCGCAGTGGCTGCTGACGGCTGCCCACTGCCGGAAGCA ATTTTTCAGAATCCGTCTCGGCCACCATTCCCTGAATGCCATCTATGAATCCGGGCAGCAGATGTTCCAGGGGATCAAGGCCATCCCCCACCCCGGCTACTCCCACCCCAGCCACTCCAATGACCTCATGCTCATCAAGCTGAACCGAAGAATCCGTGAGACTCAGGGTGTCAAACCCATCAGCATTGCCTCCCAGTGTCCAACTGCTGGGACCAGCTGCTTGGTGTCTGGCTGGGGAACGACCAGCAGCCCCCAGC TTTCCTTCCCCAAGGTCCTTCAGTGCTTGAACATCACTGTGCTGAGTGATGACAGGTGCAGGAAGGCTTACCCGGAACAGATAGACGAGACTATGTTCTGTGCTGGTGACGAGTCGGGCAGAGACTCCTGCCAG GGTGATTCCGGGGGCCCCGTGGTCTGCAATGGCTCCCTACAGGGCCTTGTGTCCTGGGGCGACTCTCCTTGTGCCCAGCCCAACAGACCCGGCGTCTACACCAACCTCTGCCGGTTCACCAAGTGGATCCAGGACACCATCCGGTCCAACTCATGA
- the KLK6 gene encoding kallikrein-6 isoform X4, translating into MHGGPCEQTSHPYQAVLYSSGHLLCGGVLIHPLWVLTAAHCKKTDLQVYLGKHNLQQRESFQEQSSVVRAVAHPGYNPATHDQDIMLLRLARPTRFSEHIQPLSLERDCSANHTSCHILGWGKTADGNYPDTIQCAYIHLVSREECERAYPGQITQNMVCAGDEKHGKDSCQGDSGGPLVCGDRLRGLVSWGNVPCGSKEKPGVYTDVCRYGHWIRKTIQAN; encoded by the exons ATGCATGGCGGGCCCTGTGAGCAGACGTCCCACCCATACCAAGCTGTGCTCTACAGCTCCGGCCACCTGCTCTGCGGGGGGGTCCTCATTCACCCCCTGTGGGTCCTCACCGCCGCCCACTGCAAAAAAAC GGATCTCCAGGTCTACCTGGGGAAGCACAACCTTCAGCAAAGGGAGAGTTTCCAGGAGCAGAGTTCGGTTGTCCGGGCTGTGGCCCATCCTGGCTACAATCCCGCCACTCACGACCAGGACATCATGCTGTTGCGCCTGGCACGCCCAACCAGATTCTCTGAACACATCCAGCCCCTGTCCCTGGAAAGAGACTGCTCGGCCAACCACACCAGCTGCCACATCCTAGGCTGGGGCAAGACGGCAGATG GCAATTACCCTGACACCATCCAGTGCGCATACATCCACCTAGTGTCCCGTGAGGAGTGCGAGCGCGCCTACCCCGGCCAGATCACCCAAAACATGGTGTGCGCCGGGGACGAGAAGCACGGGAAGGATTCCTGCCAG GGCGATTCCGGGGGTCCGCTGGTATGTGGAGACCGTCTCCGGGGCCTCGTATCATGGGGCAACGTCCCCTGTGGATCCAAGGAGAAGCCGGGAGTCTACACCGACGTCTGCAGATATGGCCACTGGATCCGAAAAACCATCCAGGCCAACTGA
- the KLK6 gene encoding kallikrein-6 isoform X3, with product MGMKTLTIAVVLIVAAWAEEKNKVMHGGPCEQTSHPYQAVLYSSGHLLCGGVLIHPLWVLTAAHCKKTDLQVYLGKHNLQQRESFQEQSSVVRAVAHPGYNPATHDQDIMLLRLARPTRFSEHIQPLSLERDCSANHTSCHILGWGKTADGNYPDTIQCAYIHLVSREECERAYPGQITQNMVCAGDEKHGKDSCQGDSGGPLVCGDRLRGLVSWGNVPCGSKEKPGVYTDVCRYGHWIRKTIQAN from the exons ATGGGCATGAAGACGCTGACCATAGCTGTGGTCCTGATTGTTGCAG cctgggcCGAGGAGAAGAACAAGGTGATGCATGGCGGGCCCTGTGAGCAGACGTCCCACCCATACCAAGCTGTGCTCTACAGCTCCGGCCACCTGCTCTGCGGGGGGGTCCTCATTCACCCCCTGTGGGTCCTCACCGCCGCCCACTGCAAAAAAAC GGATCTCCAGGTCTACCTGGGGAAGCACAACCTTCAGCAAAGGGAGAGTTTCCAGGAGCAGAGTTCGGTTGTCCGGGCTGTGGCCCATCCTGGCTACAATCCCGCCACTCACGACCAGGACATCATGCTGTTGCGCCTGGCACGCCCAACCAGATTCTCTGAACACATCCAGCCCCTGTCCCTGGAAAGAGACTGCTCGGCCAACCACACCAGCTGCCACATCCTAGGCTGGGGCAAGACGGCAGATG GCAATTACCCTGACACCATCCAGTGCGCATACATCCACCTAGTGTCCCGTGAGGAGTGCGAGCGCGCCTACCCCGGCCAGATCACCCAAAACATGGTGTGCGCCGGGGACGAGAAGCACGGGAAGGATTCCTGCCAG GGCGATTCCGGGGGTCCGCTGGTATGTGGAGACCGTCTCCGGGGCCTCGTATCATGGGGCAACGTCCCCTGTGGATCCAAGGAGAAGCCGGGAGTCTACACCGACGTCTGCAGATATGGCCACTGGATCCGAAAAACCATCCAGGCCAACTGA
- the KLK6 gene encoding kallikrein-6 isoform X1, translated as MLSCWLAHSLSWGHRGRHTTEGLTGRVPSLPVATCISDSFCLPVCQPVTPVAPFPDPGTPGLVDCQPPAGMGMKTLTIAVVLIVAAWAEEKNKVMHGGPCEQTSHPYQAVLYSSGHLLCGGVLIHPLWVLTAAHCKKTDLQVYLGKHNLQQRESFQEQSSVVRAVAHPGYNPATHDQDIMLLRLARPTRFSEHIQPLSLERDCSANHTSCHILGWGKTADGNYPDTIQCAYIHLVSREECERAYPGQITQNMVCAGDEKHGKDSCQGDSGGPLVCGDRLRGLVSWGNVPCGSKEKPGVYTDVCRYGHWIRKTIQAN; from the exons ATGCTTTCTTGCTGGCTGGCTCACTCACTCTCGTGGGGACACAGAGGTCGTCACACCACAGAGGGACTTACGGGCAG AGTCCCTTCTCTTCCTGTAGCTACCTGCATTTCTGACTCTTTCTGCCTCCCTGTCTGCCAGCCTGTGACACCTGTTGCCCCTTTCCCCGACCCAGGAACCCCTGGGCTGGTAGACTGCCAGCCCCCAGCAG GAATGGGCATGAAGACGCTGACCATAGCTGTGGTCCTGATTGTTGCAG cctgggcCGAGGAGAAGAACAAGGTGATGCATGGCGGGCCCTGTGAGCAGACGTCCCACCCATACCAAGCTGTGCTCTACAGCTCCGGCCACCTGCTCTGCGGGGGGGTCCTCATTCACCCCCTGTGGGTCCTCACCGCCGCCCACTGCAAAAAAAC GGATCTCCAGGTCTACCTGGGGAAGCACAACCTTCAGCAAAGGGAGAGTTTCCAGGAGCAGAGTTCGGTTGTCCGGGCTGTGGCCCATCCTGGCTACAATCCCGCCACTCACGACCAGGACATCATGCTGTTGCGCCTGGCACGCCCAACCAGATTCTCTGAACACATCCAGCCCCTGTCCCTGGAAAGAGACTGCTCGGCCAACCACACCAGCTGCCACATCCTAGGCTGGGGCAAGACGGCAGATG GCAATTACCCTGACACCATCCAGTGCGCATACATCCACCTAGTGTCCCGTGAGGAGTGCGAGCGCGCCTACCCCGGCCAGATCACCCAAAACATGGTGTGCGCCGGGGACGAGAAGCACGGGAAGGATTCCTGCCAG GGCGATTCCGGGGGTCCGCTGGTATGTGGAGACCGTCTCCGGGGCCTCGTATCATGGGGCAACGTCCCCTGTGGATCCAAGGAGAAGCCGGGAGTCTACACCGACGTCTGCAGATATGGCCACTGGATCCGAAAAACCATCCAGGCCAACTGA
- the KLK7 gene encoding kallikrein-7: MAGSLLPAMLILLLSLALRSAGQEDECNRNGDKIIEGHACPKGSQPWQVALLRGDQLHCGGVLLNELWVLTAAHCMMNEYNVHMGSERLGDRSAQKIRATRSFRHPSYSTQTHVNDIMLVKLSSRARLSATVKKVNLPSSCAPPGTTCTVSGWGTTTSPDVTFPSELMCTDVKLISSEDCKKVYKDLLGNSMLCAGIPNSKTNACNGDSGGPLMCKGTLQGLVSWGTFPCGQPNDPGVYTQVCKYVNWIKETMRKHH, encoded by the exons ATGGCAGGATCCCTTCTCCCCGCTATGCTGATCCTACTACTGTCCTTAGCCCTGAGATCTGCTGGACAAGAAG ATGAATGTAACAGGAACGGGGACAAGATTATTGAAGGACACGCATGTCCAAAAGGCTCCCAGCCCTGGCAGGTGGCCCTGCTCAGGGGCGATCAGCTCCACTGTGGAGGCGTGCTGCTCAACGAGCTGTGGGTGCTCACGGCCGCCCACTGCATGATGAA TGAGTACAACGTGCACATGGGCAGTGAACGGTTGGGTGATCGGTCAGCCCAGAAGATCAGGGCCACAAGGTCATTCCGCCACCCCAGCTACTCCACTCAGACCCATGTGAATGACATCATGCTTGTGAAGCTAAGTAGCAGGGCAAGACTGTCAGCAACTGTGAAGAAAGTCAACCTGCCCTCCAGCTGCGCACCCCCTGGGACCACATGTACCGTTTCTGGCTGGGGCACCACCACCAGCCCTGATG TGACCTTTCCATCGGAGCTCATGTGCACCGATGTCAAGCTCATCTCCTCCGAGGACTGCAAGAAGGTTTATAAGGACCTGCTGGGCAATTCCATGCTGTGTGCTGGCATTCCCAACTCCAAGACCAACGCCTGCAAT GGTGACTCAGGGGGACCACTGATGTGCAAAGGGACCCTGCAAGGCCTGGTGTCCTGGGGAACTTTCCCCTGCGGCCAACCCAATGACCCAGGTGTCTACACCCAAGTCTGCAAGTATGTCAATTGGATAAAGGAGACCATGAGAAAGCATCACTAA